DNA sequence from the Halanaerobiales bacterium genome:
TTCACCATTCGCTTTTCCAATTCCCATTAAAGCTGATCCTGCATCTTTCATAATTGTTTTTACATCAGCAAAATCTAAATTTATAATTCCGGTTATAGTAATTAGATCAGAAATACCCTGTACTCCCTGACGTAATACATTATCTGCAATTTTAAATGCTTCCATCAAACTAGTTTGTTTTTCTGCAACTTCTAATAATCTATCATTAGGAATTATAATCAAGGTATCAACCTTTGATTTTAATTCTTCAATACCCTGCTCAGCTTTTTTCATTCTTTTTGTACCTTCTACAGTAAAAGGTTTAGTAACTACTCCTACTGTTAAAGCTCCTTGATTTTTAGCTGTTTCAGCAATAATTGGAGCAGCTCCTGTTCCAGTTCCGCCCCCCATACCAGCAGTTATAAATACCATATCAGATCCTTCTAAAGATTGTGCTATTTCCTCTCGATTTTCTTCTGCTGCTTCTTTGCCAATCTGAGGATCAGCACCAGCTCCTAAACCTCTAGTTATTTTTTCACCAATTCTAATAGTCATACCTGCATTTGATGATAATAATGCCTGAGCATCAGTATTAATAGCTACAAATTCTACTCCATCAAGCCCTTCATCTATCATTCTATTTACAGCATTATTACCACCTCCACCAACACCAACAACTTTTATATTTGCAAATTGCTCAACTTCAGTTCCTATATCAAACATTAAATTTACCCCCTCTCATTAGAAGAAATCCTCAAACCATTTTTTTAATTTATTAAAGAAATCATTTACTATACTCTGACTGTTTTTCTTGTTTTTGGTATCCTGTTCGTACTTACTACCATATTCAACCAATCCAACCGCTGTTGAAAAAATGGCTTTAGGTACTTTTTTATCTTTTTTTATATACACAGGATTATCAATTACATCAGAAAGCCCACTTATATAAGATGGTTCACCTAAACGAACAGGAAGTTCAATTAAATCTGTAGCTAAATTTGTAGCATCTTCAATAAGAGAAGCACCACCTGTTACAACTAAACCGGCCGGGGTCATATCCCGAGGACCAGCCTTATGTAATTCATTACCTATCAGATCAAATAATTCTTCCATTCTTGGTTCAATTACATTGGCAAGTGATCGTCTTTTTATATTCTTCTTGTTTTTACCACTTGCTTCTAATACTTCTATAGATTCTTCATCACCGATAT
Encoded proteins:
- the ftsZ gene encoding cell division protein FtsZ; this translates as MFDIGTEVEQFANIKVVGVGGGGNNAVNRMIDEGLDGVEFVAINTDAQALLSSNAGMTIRIGEKITRGLGAGADPQIGKEAAEENREEIAQSLEGSDMVFITAGMGGGTGTGAAPIIAETAKNQGALTVGVVTKPFTVEGTKRMKKAEQGIEELKSKVDTLIIIPNDRLLEVAEKQTSLMEAFKIADNVLRQGVQGISDLITITGIINLDFADVKTIMKDAGSALMGIGKANGENRAADAAKMAIASPLLEASVNGAQGVLLNITGGSDLGIHEANEAARVIQEVADTDANIILGSVIDEELEDEVKVTVIATGFDAEKKKTSPSNEFGEDIEEDIEEDFDVENFSGEDLDIPAFLRKQNN